Within Streptomyces sp. NBC_00704, the genomic segment CCGGACGGGACGATCGCCTACGCCGAGAACCCGCCGAAGAAGTACCAGGACATCTACCCCCTGGCGTTCGACGCGGACATGAAGGGCCTGGTGGCGGAGACCCTGCGGGTGCTGCGGCACTGGATGTCGTACGGGGTGCGGATCTTCCGGGTGGACAACCCGCACACCAAGCCGGTCGTGTTCTGGGAGCGCGTCATCGCGGAGATCAACCGCACCGACCCGGACGTGATCTTCCTCGCCGAGGCCTTCACCCGCCCGGCGATGATGCACACCCTCGCCCAGATCGGTTTCCAGCAGTCCTACACCTACTTCACCTGGCGCAACACCAAGGAAGAGCTCACCGACTACCTCACCGAGCTGTCGGGCCCGGCCGCCTCCTACATGCGGCCCAACTTCTTCGCCAACACGCCGGACATCCTGCACGCCTATCTGCAGCACGGCGGCCGGCCCGCGTTCGAGATCCGGGCCGTGCTGGCCGCGACCCTCTCCCCGACCTGGGGCCTCTACAGCGGCTACGAGCTGTGCGAGAACGCGCCGTTGCGGGAGGGCGGTGAGGAGTATCTGGACTCGGAGAAGTACCAGCTCAGGCCGCGTGACTGGGAGGCGGCCGAGCGCGAGGGCCGCAGCCTGGCCCCGCTGATCACGAGGCTCAACGAGATCCGGCGGGCCCACCCGGCCCTGCACTGGCTGCGCAATCTCCGCTTCCACGGCACGGACAACCCCTCCGTCATCGCGTACAGCAAGCGGACGGGTTCGAACACGGTTCTGGTGGTCGTCAACCTCGACCCCCACCACACCCAGGAGGCGACGGTGTCGTTGGACATGCCGCGACTCGGCCTGGACGACGGCGCGACGCTGTCCGTGCACGACGAACTGACGGGCGAGACCTACGCCTGGAGCAGGACGAACTACGTGCGCCTGGAGCCCGGCCGGACGCCCGCCCACGTGTTCCACGTCCGGTGATCCGCATCACCGCCGAACGGAGGCTCCAGACAGCCATGACCGTCAACTCCCCTGTCCCGGACACCTTCGAGGACACTCCCGCCAAGGACCGCGACCCCGAGTGGTTCAAGCGCGCCGTCTTCTACGAAGTCCTCGTCCGCTCGTTCCAGGACAGCAACGGCGACGGCGTCGGCGACCTCAAGGGCATCACCGCCAAACTCGACTACCTGCAATGGCTCGGCGTCGACTGCCTCTGGCTGCCGCCCTTCTTCAAGTCACCCCTGCGCGACGGCGGCTACGACGTCTCCGACTACACCGCCGTCCTGCCCGAGTTCGGCGACCTCGCCGACTTCGTCGAGTTCGTCGACGCCGCCCACCAGCGCGGCATGCGCGTCATCATCGACTTCGTCATGAACCACACCAGCGACCAGCACCCGTGGTTCCAGGAGTCGCGCAAGGACCCCGACGGCCCCTACGGCGACTACTACATGTGGGCCGACGACGACAAGCAGTACGGCGACGCCCGCATCATCTTCGTCGACACCGAAGTGTCCAACTGGACCTTCGACCCCGTCCGCAAGCAGTACTTCTTCCACCGCTTCTTCTCCCACCAGCCCGACCTCAACTACGAGAACCCGGCCGTCCAGGAGGAGATCCTGGCGGCGCTGCGGTTCTGGCTGGACCTCGGGATCGACGGCTTCCGCCTCGACGCGGTCCCGTATCTCTACGCGGCCGAGGGCACCAACTGCGAGAACCTCCCCGCCACGCACGCCTTCCTGAAGCGGGTGCGTCGTGACATCGACGCGCACTACCCCGACACGGTGATCCTGGCGGAGGCCAACCAGTGGCCCGAGGACGTCGTGGACTACTTCGGCGACTACGCCTCCGGCGGCGACGAATGCCACATGGCCTTCCACTTCCCCGTCATGCCGCGCATCTTCATGGCCGTGCGCCGCGAGTCGCGCTACCCCGTCTCCGAGATCCTCGCCAAGACCCCCGCCATCCCCGCGAACTGCCAGTGGGGCATCTTCCTGCGCAACCACGACGAGCTGACCCTCGAGATGGTCACCGACGAAGAGCGCGACTACATGTACGCCGAATACGCCAAAGACCCGCGTATGCGCGCCAACATCGGCATCCGCCGCCGCCTCGCGCCCCTCCTCGACAACGACCGCAACCAGATCGAGCTGTTCACCGCACTGCTGCTGTCCCTGCCCGGCTCCCCGATCCTCTACTACGGCGACGAGATCGGCATGGGCGACAACATCTGGCTCGGCGACCGCGACGCCGTGCGCACCCCCATGCAGTGGACCCCCGACCGCAACGCCGGCTTCTCCTCCTGCGACCCCGGCCGCCTCTCCCTGCCCACCATCATGGACCCCGTCTACGGCTACCAGGTCACCAACGTCGAGGCGTCCATGTCGTCGCCCTCCTCGCTGCTGCACTGGACCCGCCGCATGATCGAGATCCGCAAGCAGAACCACGCCTTCGGCCTGGGCACCTACACCGAACTGCCCTCCTCCAACCCCGCCGTCCTCGCCTTCCTGCGCGAACACGAGGACGACCTGGTGCTGTGCGTGCACAACTTCTCACGCTTCGCACAGCCCACCGAACTCGACCTCAGCCGCTACGACGGCCGCCACCCCGTCGAGCTGTTCGGCGGAGTGCGCTTTCCCGCCATCGGTGAACTGCCCTACCTGCTCACCCTCGCGGGCCACGGCTTCTACTGGTTCCGGCTCACCAGAGCCGCGTCCCGGCTCGGTCGCCGCCAGTGAGCGTGCGCCGCGGAAAGGATGGGTCACCGTGACGAGGACCGCACCCCTGCGACCGGGCAGCGCGAACGCCGTCCGCACCGCCGGACCGCTCGCCGCGCTGCTGTGCGAGTGGCTGCCCCGGCAGCGCTGGTTCGCCGGCAAGGACCGGCCGCTCACCGATCTGCGCATGCTGTCGATGACGGAGCTGTATCCGGGCTGTCTGCACCTGCTCGTGCACGCCGACCAGTCGGGGGTCCCGACCCCCGGCGGCACTCCCCCGGCCGGCGACTGCTACCAGTTGCTGCTGGGCGTTCAGGAGCATCTGTCGCCGCGGCTGGGGCGCGCGCTGATCGGCAGGGTCGAGGAAGGGCCGCTGGCGGGGCTGACGGTCCACGACGCGTTGCAGGACCCCCGGTCGGCTCAGCTGCTGCTGGAGCGGATGCGTCATCCCGGCGTCCTGGGTCCGCTGTGCTTCGAGTCGGACCCGTCCGTGTCGCTGCCCCCCGGGCTCGCGCCGCGTCTGCTGGAGGCCGAGCAGTCCAACACCTCGCTGGTGTACGGGGACGCGTTCATCCTGAAGATCTTCCGGCGCGTCCAGCCCGGGGTGAACCCCGATCTGGAGGTGCCGGTCGCGCTGGCCGGGCAGGGGTGCGGGCGGGTGCCCGCACCCGTCGCCTGGTTCCGCACGACGCATCCGCAGGAGGCCACCCTCGGCGTGCTCCAGCCGTTCCTGCCCGACGCCTCGGACGGCTGGACGCTGGCGTTGCGGGCCCTGGCCCGGGGCGAGGACTTCACGGCCGAGGCCGAGGAACTGGGCCGGGCCACCGCGGACGTCCACCTGGCGCTGGCCGCGGCGCTGCCGGCCGGGCCGGACGCCGAGGACGGACGCACCGCCGCGGCGATGACCGAGCGGCTGGAGGCGGCCGCGCACCATGTGCCGGCGCTGCGGCCGTTCGTTCCGGGGCTGACCACCGCCTTCGGCGCGCTCGCGGTGTGCGACTCCGGTCCGCCCGCCCAGCGCATCCACGGCGACCTGCATCTCGGCCAGGTCCTGCGCGCCGGGCGCGACTGGTTCGTCATCGACTTCGAGGGCGAGCCGTCGCGTCCGCTGGCCGAGCGGCGCAGCGCCCACTCCCCGGTCCGCGACATCGCCGGAATGCTGCGCTCCTTCGACTACGCCGCCCGCCAGCGCCGCCCGTGGCGGCCGGAGTGGGCACGGCGTTGCCGGGAGGCCTACTGCGCGGGCTACGCGGCCCGCGCGGGCTGGGACCCCCGGAAGAAACATGCCCTGTTGCGTGCCTACGAGACCGACCGAGCCGTGTACGAAGTGCTGTACGAGGCCCGTAACCGTCCCGACTGGCTGCCCGTACCCATGGCGGCGATCGAACGACTCGCCGTCCGAGGAGGCTGACCCCCGTGGCCCTGCGTGACACTTCTCCGCCCGAGTCGGCCGGCCCCCGCCCGCGCACGGCGCCCGCGCTCGGTCCGGCCGATCGCGGCCGTCTGCTGTCGGGCGCCCATCACGATCCGCACGCGCTGCTGGGCGCACACCCGGTGCCGGGCGGCGTGCTGTTCCGGGCCCTGCGTCCCTTCGCGGACGCCGTGAGCGTGGTGATCGACGGCGTCGCCACGCCGCTGGCCTCCGAGGGCGACGGTCTGTTCGCCGCCGTGCTGCCCCTGGCCGGGACGCCCGCGTACACGCTGCTGGTGTCGTACGACGGCGTCGAGCACAAGGTGGACGACCCGTACCGCTTTCTGCCCGCCCTCGGCGACCTCGACCTGCATCTGATCCGCGAGGGCCGGCACGAGGAGCTGTGGAAGGCGCTCGGCGCGGAGCCGATGGCGCACCAGGGGGTGGCCGGCACCCGGTTCACGGTGTGGGCGCCGAACGCGCAGGGGGTGCGGGTCGCGGGGGACTTCTGCTTCTGGGACGGGACCGCCTTCCCGATGCGCTCGCTGGGCGCCAGCGGGGTGTGGGAGCTGTTCCTGCCCGGGATCGGCGAGGGCGCCCGCTACAAGTTCGAGATCACCTCCCGGCACGGGCACCGCTTCCTCAAGGCGGACCCGATGGCCCGGCGCTGCGAGGTGCCGCCGGACACCGCGTCGATCGTGCACGCCTCGCACTACGAGTGGGCGGACGAGGAGTGGATGGCGCACCGGGGCGACGTCCCCGTGCACGTGGCGCCGTTCTCGGTCTACGAGGTCCATCTGCCCTCCTGGCGACCGGGGCTGACGTACCGCCAGTTGGCCGAGGAGCTTCCCGCGTACGTCGGCGACCTCGGGTTCACCCATGTGGAGTTCATGCCGGTCGCGCAGCACCCGTTCTCCGGCTCCTGGGGCTACCAGGTCACCGGGTTCTACGCGCCGGCCTCCCGGCTCGGCACGCCGGACGACTTCAAGTACCTGGTGGACGCGCTGCACCGGGCGGGCATCGGCGTGATCGTGGACTGGGTGCCGGCGCACTTCCCCAAGGACGACTGGGCGCTGGGGCGCTTCGACGGGGACCCGCTGTACGAACCCGGTGACTCCCGGCGGGCCGAGCACCCGGACTGGGGCACCTTCGAGTTCGACTTCGGGCGCGTGGAGGTGCGCAACTTCCTGGTGGCGAACGCCGCTTACTGGTGCGAGGAGTTCCATGTCGACGGGCTGCGGGTGGACGCCGTCGCCTCGATGCTCTACCTCGACTACTCGCGGGACTCCGGTCAGTGGGCGCCGAACGTGTTCGGCGGCCGGGAGGACCTGGACGCGATGGCGTTCCTCCAGGAGATGAACGCGACGGTGTACCGCCGCAGTCCGGGCGTCGTCACCATCGCGGAGGAGTCGACCGCCTGGGAGGGCGTCACCCGGCCGACCGACAGCGGCGGGCTGGGGTTCGGGCTGAAGTGGAACATGGGCTGGATGCACGACTCGTTGCAGTACATCGCCAAGGAGCCGGTGCACCGCAAGTACCACCACAACGAGATGACGTTCTCGATGGTGTACGCGTACAGCGAGAACTACGTGCTGCCCATCTCCCACGACGAGGTCGTCCACGGCAAGCAGGCGCTGGTCTCCAAGATGCCCGGCGACTGGTGGCAGCGGCGCGCCAACCACCGCGCCTACCTGGGCTTCATGTGGGCCCACCCCGGCAAGCAGCTCCTGTTCATGGGGCAGGAGTTCGCGCAGGGCGCGGAGTGGTCGGAGGAGCACGGGCCGGAGTGGTGGCTGCTGGACCCGGGTTACGCCTCGGCGGGCGATCACCGGGGTGTGCAGGACCTGGTGCGGGATCTGAACGCCGTCTACCGGGCGACCCCGGCGCTGTGGGAGCGGGACACGGACCCGGCCGGGTTCCGCTGGGTGCTGGGCGACGCGGCGGACGACAACGTCTTCGCGTTCCTGCGCCACGACGCCCGGGGCGGGCCGCTGCTCGCCGTCAGCAACTTCTCGCCGGTCGTGCGGCACGACTACCGGCTGGCCGTCCCCGGTGACGTCCCGGCCTGGCGCGAGGTGCTCAACACCGACGCCGCACGGTACGGCGGCAGCGGTGTCGGCGAAACCGGTCCGGTGGCGGCCGTCGAGGGCGGGCTCGGGCTGACGCTGCCGCCGCTGGCCACGGTGTGGCTGGTCCCCTCGTCCGCTTGAACACCGGCGGACGGGGCAGTCGGATGCGTACCACCCACCACAGGAAGGTCACCTCGCGTGCGCACCGTCGGAGTGGAGGAGGAGCTCCTCCTGGTCGACCCCGAGACCGGGGAGCCGCAGTCCCTGTCCGCCGCCGTCCTCGCCCGCGCCTCCCGGTGCGAGGCTGAGGACGACGTCTTCGAGAAGGAACTGCACAGCCAGATGCTCGAGTTCGGCACCCATCCGCAGTCCGGCATGGACGAGCTGGGCGCGGAGATCGTGCGCATCCGCGGGGAGGCGGCGCCGCACGCCCGGGAGGCCGGGTGCGCCGTCGCCGCGCTCGCCGCCTCGCCGCTTCCGGTGCGTCCCGCCATCAGCATGAACCGGCGATACCAGTGGATGGCGGAGCAGTACGGGATCGCCACGCGTGAGCAGATGGTGTGCGGCTGCCATGTGCATGTGTCCGTGGAGTCGGACGACGAGGGCGTGGCCGTGGTCGACCGCATCCGGCCGTGGCTGCCGGTGCTGATCGCGCTGAGCGGCAACTCGCCCTTCTGGCAGGGGCGGGAGACCGACTACGCCAGTTACCGCAGCCGGGTGTGGCAGCGCTGGCCGTCGGCGGGGCCGACCGAGCTGTTCGGCTCGGCCGAGCGCTACCGCCGGCGGGTGGCGGACATGGTGGACACGGGCACGATCCTCGACGAGGGCATGGTCTACTTCGACGCCCGGCTCTCGGCGCGCTATCCGACGGTGGAGGTGCGGGTGGCGGACGTCTGCCTGCACGCGGACACCGCGGTGCTGGTCGCCACGCTGGTGCGCGGGCTCGTCGAGACGGCCGCCCGGGAGTGGCGTTCGGGGCGCGATCCCCTCGACCACAGTGTGAGCCTGCTGCGGCTGGCCAACTGGCAGGCGGCCCGTACCGGGCTCGGCGGCGACCTGCTGCACCCCGTGACCATGCGGCGCGCGCCCGCCGAGGCGGTCGTGCGGGCCCTGCTGGAACACGTGGAGGGCGCGCTGTCGGACAGCGGTGACCTGGAGCGGGCCCGGACGTCGTGCGCCGACCTGCTGCGGCACGGCAGCGGGGCCCGGATCCAGCGCGAGGTGTGGGAGCGGACCGGCAGTCTGCGCGAGGTCGTGGCCGCCTGCGTCGAGCACACCCAGGCCTGAGGCGGGCGGCCTCGGGGCGAGATCATCAAGGCGGATTACTTATTCGTTCCTGGCCACAAGTGGTCTTACCTGGGCTACATTCGACCACCGCCGATGACAGTCCTCGTCGGCGGAGTCACAGCCCGTACACGTCAGGAGCAGCGCATGCGCGACTTCGCCCTCGCTCCCCCAGCCGCCTCGCCCCTGACCGGAGGGCTCGCCGACAGCGTTTTCGAGACAGCCGCCCGCACCCCCGCGCTGCCGGTGCTCGCCCGGCGCGCGGCAGGGGCGGGCGGCTGGGAAGAGGTCACCGCCGTCGAGCTGCGCGACGAAGTCGTCGATCTCGCCAAGGGGTTCGTGGCGTCCGGCATCTCGCCGGGGCACCGCGTCGCCGTCATGGCGCGCACCCGGTACGAGTGGACGGTGCTGTGTCACGCGCTGTGGGCGGTGGGCGCGGAGGTGGTGCCCGTGTACCCGACGTCCTCGCGCGAGCAGGTCGAGTGGATCCTGCGCGACGCCCGCTGCGTCGGGGTGGTCGTCGAGGACGAACAGAGCGTCATGACCGTGGGATCGGTGTGCGCGGCCCTGCCGGCGCTGCGGCACGTATGGCAGTTGGACGCGGGGGCGCTCGAACAGCTCACGCAGCGCGGCGAGTCGGTCGCGCTGACCACGGTGAACTCGCTGCGCCGGATCGTGCTGCCGGACTCCACGGCGGTGATCGCCTACACGTCCGGCACCTCCGGGCGGCAGCTGGGCTGTGCGCTGAGCCACCGCAGCCTGGCCAGTCCGTGCGACACGCTCCTGGCCGGCTGGGGGCACACGGCGGCGCCCGAGGGCGAGCAGGCGAGCGTCCTCGCCTTCCTGCCGTTCTCCCATGTCTACGGGCTGATGATCCAGGGCCTGTGCCTGCGCGGGGGCATCCTGATGGGCCACGAGCCGGACCTCGCCGCAGAGTCGCTCACGGAGTCGCTGCGCACCTTCCGTCCCACGTATCTCTACGCGGTCCCCTCGGTGTTCGAGAAGATCTACAAGAACTTCCTGCGGGTGGCCCAGGAGGCGGGCCGCGGCGCGCTGTTCGAGCGGGCGGCGGAGACGGCCCGGGTCTTCGCGGCGGCCGTCGAGCGGCAGCGTCTGGGCCGCGGCTCGGGTCCGGGGCTCGATCTGCGGTTGCAGCACGCCGTGTTCGAGCGGACGGTGTACCGCAGGCTCCGGGCCGCGCTCGGCGGCCGGGTTCACCGCGCGACGTCGGGCGGCTCGCCCCTCCACCGCGACCTGTCCCTCTTCTACGAGGGCATCGGCATCTACGTGCACGACGGGTACGGCCTGACCGAGACCGGCGGCGGGATCACGATGCAGCCGCTCGGCCGGGAGAAGTCGGGCACCGTCGGGCAGCCCCTGCCGGGCACGGAGGTGCGGGTGGCGAGCGACGGGGAGATCCTGGTGCGCGGCCCGTCGGTCTTCCAGGGCTATGTCAACGACGAGGCGGCGACGCGGGCGGCCCTGTCGGGGGGCTGGCTGGCCACGGGCGACCTCGGCTACCTGGACTCCGACGGCTACCTCACCATCACCGGCCGCAAGAAGGACGTCATCATCACCAGCGGCGGCAAGAGCGTGGCGCCGACCGCGCTGGAACAGCGGCTGAGGATGCATCCGCTCGTCCACCAGGCGGTGGTGGTGGGCGACAACCGGCCCTGCGTGGGGGCGCTGATCACCCTGGACCCCGACTTCCTGGCGCACTGGCGCGGCAGCCTGACGCTGCACGGCGACAAGCAGAGCCGGGAGGCGCGGGAGGAGAACGCGCTGCGGGAGGAGATCGGGCGGGCGGTGGCCGCCGCCAACAGCGCGGTGTCCCGTTCCGAGTCGATCCGGGCGTTCCGCATCCTGCCGCAGCCCTTCGACCAGGCCAACGGACTGCTCACCCCCTCGATGAAGCTGCGCCGCGACTCGATCGTGACGCACTACGCGGCGGAGATCGAGGCGATGTACCAGGCCCGTGCGCGGCTGCCCCGGCAGGGGCCCCAGGAGGAGGTCCTCAGCTGGGACGACGCGGACGACGTGTTCCGCTGAGCCGGGTCGGGCAGCTCGCACGGACGCGCGGTGGCCGTCCGGTCACGGACGGTCCGGATCGGCGCGGCGCGTCCGCGAGGGCCGTCGCCCGCGGCCCGGCCGGGGCGCAGGCTGCGGCGAGACGGACGCGTAGCCTGGGCAGCCCCGGGAACCCAGCAAGGGGCGAAGCCAGAGCGAGTCGCACGAGAAAGGACGACGGTCCGGCCGAGGCGGGACCGCACACTGACATGGCAACCGAGCCGCGGGGTAACGAAGCATTGTCCTCCTGGGCGATTCCGAGCCGAACGGCCCGTTTTGCGGGTGAACCGCATGACGTGACGGGTGCACGACTGACCACCGAGGAGTTCCTCCACGACCTGGCGCGGGCGTCGCCGCCGACGGCGCCGGAGTGCTGGCACGACATCGTGCTGATCGTCACGGAACTGGCCGCCAACGCCGTCCAGTACGCTCCGGGGCCGTTCGAGTTGCAGCTGCGGCGCACGTTCGACGGGGTGCACGTCACGGTGCACGACACCAACAGCACCCCGCCGACCCCGCGTCCCTTCCACCCCGACAGCGGTGGCGGGGGCATCGGCTGGTACCTGGTGCACACGCTGTGCAGCCAGGTCAGCGTGGTGACGGCGGACGAGGGCCAGGAGCCGGGCAAGGACGTCCACGTCTTCCTGCCCTGGTGAGCCGCACGGCGCAAGCACGGCGGGAGCACGGGACGACGGGTGTGCCGTGCGCGCTCCTCGTAGCGGCCGGCCGGCCTCGCGGACCGGCGGGAACACGCTGATCGTCTTCCCGTGCGGCACGGCGGCGGACCGGCCGGCTCGCGGGCGTCCGCACGGTCGCGGACTCCCGCTCCCTCACGGCGACGACGTCCCCCGCGGGGCCGGCCGGCCGTAGTGCTCGCCGACGGCGGTGAGGTAGGCCGGGTCGCTCGTCTCGCTGTCGGTGCGGAAGCGGGGCGCCTCCTTCACCTCGTCCGCGGTGCAGGCCAAGGAGACCTCGCGGGCCTCGTGGTCGACGCCCTTCACCACGCCGACCGGGACGACGGCGCTCCTGCCGAACACCCAGACGCCGGTGTCGACGACGAGGTGCCGCATTCCCTGCGGGCCGGCCTCGCGTTCCACATGCCCGAGGGTCCCGTCGGCCGTCACGACGGCGTAGCCGGTGAGGTCCTGTCCCTCGACATGACCGCTGCCCGGCGCGTACGACCAGATTCCGTTGATGGTCACGCTGCTCCCTTCTCGCGTTCCACAGCTCCAACTACCCTGTCGGCGCAGCCGCATTCGGGGCGTGTCGGCCCGTTCCGGACGTCCCGCGGACGGGCAGGACGCCCGCGCGCGCCGCACACGGAGAGCCGGCGGCGACACCCGCGCGGGTCGCGGGTGCGGGGGGCGCAGAGGGGCCCCTGGGGGCCGGGCTGACCCGTGTCCGCGGGACCGGGACCGGGGCCGCACCGCCTCTCCTCACCTTGGCTCCCGGACCGGCGCAGGCCGCCGACGCGGGTCAGAAACGTGTTTGGGTACCCCGTATCCGGCCAGGCATGCATGGTGTGCGCGGTCTGGAATTCCTGTGTGGACGAAGTGACGTCCGGCTTTGTTTCCGTGCGCTCCGGTGGGTTAGCCTGCGGCGGATTTCTCTCATCGCACACTTCCGTGAACTGCGGAAACACTGGCGCGACATGCGGGGCCGCCCACCCGGACGGCCCGGTTCCGAGTCCCCGACCGGGGGCTCCTGGGGAGCGGAACGAGGGTACGCATGACCAGCAACGCGACCGAGCCGTTGGACACGGTTCCCGGCGACCACGAGCTCCGCCAGCTCCTGGCCGGCCTGACGGCCGTCCGGGACGGGGACTTCGGCACCCGCCTGCCCACCGACGGCGACGGTCTCATGGGCGACATCGCCACGGTCTTCAACGGCATGGTCGACCAGCTGTCGGTCTTCACGTCGGAGGTCACCCGGGTGGCCCGGGAGGTGGGTACCGAGGGCACGCTGGGGGGCCAGGCCGAGGTGCCCGGGGTGTCCGGGACCTGGGCGGACCTCACGGACTCCGTGAACGCCATGGCCGGCAACCTGACCACGCAGGTGCGCGACATCGCGCAGGTGGCGACGGCGGTGGCCAAGGGCGACCTCTCCCAGAAGATCGACGTGCCGGCCCGTGGCGAGATCCTCCAGCTGAAGGAGACCGTCAACACGATGGTCGACCAGCTGTCCGCGTTCGCCGACGAGGTCACCCGCGTCGCGCGCGAGGTGGGCACCGAAGGACGCCTCGGCGGCCAGGCGCAGGTGCCGGGCGTGGCCGGCGTGTGGCGCGACCTCACCGATTCGGT encodes:
- the treS gene encoding maltose alpha-D-glucosyltransferase, producing the protein MTVNSPVPDTFEDTPAKDRDPEWFKRAVFYEVLVRSFQDSNGDGVGDLKGITAKLDYLQWLGVDCLWLPPFFKSPLRDGGYDVSDYTAVLPEFGDLADFVEFVDAAHQRGMRVIIDFVMNHTSDQHPWFQESRKDPDGPYGDYYMWADDDKQYGDARIIFVDTEVSNWTFDPVRKQYFFHRFFSHQPDLNYENPAVQEEILAALRFWLDLGIDGFRLDAVPYLYAAEGTNCENLPATHAFLKRVRRDIDAHYPDTVILAEANQWPEDVVDYFGDYASGGDECHMAFHFPVMPRIFMAVRRESRYPVSEILAKTPAIPANCQWGIFLRNHDELTLEMVTDEERDYMYAEYAKDPRMRANIGIRRRLAPLLDNDRNQIELFTALLLSLPGSPILYYGDEIGMGDNIWLGDRDAVRTPMQWTPDRNAGFSSCDPGRLSLPTIMDPVYGYQVTNVEASMSSPSSLLHWTRRMIEIRKQNHAFGLGTYTELPSSNPAVLAFLREHEDDLVLCVHNFSRFAQPTELDLSRYDGRHPVELFGGVRFPAIGELPYLLTLAGHGFYWFRLTRAASRLGRRQ
- a CDS encoding maltokinase N-terminal cap-like domain-containing protein → MTRTAPLRPGSANAVRTAGPLAALLCEWLPRQRWFAGKDRPLTDLRMLSMTELYPGCLHLLVHADQSGVPTPGGTPPAGDCYQLLLGVQEHLSPRLGRALIGRVEEGPLAGLTVHDALQDPRSAQLLLERMRHPGVLGPLCFESDPSVSLPPGLAPRLLEAEQSNTSLVYGDAFILKIFRRVQPGVNPDLEVPVALAGQGCGRVPAPVAWFRTTHPQEATLGVLQPFLPDASDGWTLALRALARGEDFTAEAEELGRATADVHLALAAALPAGPDAEDGRTAAAMTERLEAAAHHVPALRPFVPGLTTAFGALAVCDSGPPAQRIHGDLHLGQVLRAGRDWFVIDFEGEPSRPLAERRSAHSPVRDIAGMLRSFDYAARQRRPWRPEWARRCREAYCAGYAARAGWDPRKKHALLRAYETDRAVYEVLYEARNRPDWLPVPMAAIERLAVRGG
- the glgB gene encoding 1,4-alpha-glucan branching enzyme, with the translated sequence MALRDTSPPESAGPRPRTAPALGPADRGRLLSGAHHDPHALLGAHPVPGGVLFRALRPFADAVSVVIDGVATPLASEGDGLFAAVLPLAGTPAYTLLVSYDGVEHKVDDPYRFLPALGDLDLHLIREGRHEELWKALGAEPMAHQGVAGTRFTVWAPNAQGVRVAGDFCFWDGTAFPMRSLGASGVWELFLPGIGEGARYKFEITSRHGHRFLKADPMARRCEVPPDTASIVHASHYEWADEEWMAHRGDVPVHVAPFSVYEVHLPSWRPGLTYRQLAEELPAYVGDLGFTHVEFMPVAQHPFSGSWGYQVTGFYAPASRLGTPDDFKYLVDALHRAGIGVIVDWVPAHFPKDDWALGRFDGDPLYEPGDSRRAEHPDWGTFEFDFGRVEVRNFLVANAAYWCEEFHVDGLRVDAVASMLYLDYSRDSGQWAPNVFGGREDLDAMAFLQEMNATVYRRSPGVVTIAEESTAWEGVTRPTDSGGLGFGLKWNMGWMHDSLQYIAKEPVHRKYHHNEMTFSMVYAYSENYVLPISHDEVVHGKQALVSKMPGDWWQRRANHRAYLGFMWAHPGKQLLFMGQEFAQGAEWSEEHGPEWWLLDPGYASAGDHRGVQDLVRDLNAVYRATPALWERDTDPAGFRWVLGDAADDNVFAFLRHDARGGPLLAVSNFSPVVRHDYRLAVPGDVPAWREVLNTDAARYGGSGVGETGPVAAVEGGLGLTLPPLATVWLVPSSA
- a CDS encoding glutamate--cysteine ligase 2, producing the protein MRTVGVEEELLLVDPETGEPQSLSAAVLARASRCEAEDDVFEKELHSQMLEFGTHPQSGMDELGAEIVRIRGEAAPHAREAGCAVAALAASPLPVRPAISMNRRYQWMAEQYGIATREQMVCGCHVHVSVESDDEGVAVVDRIRPWLPVLIALSGNSPFWQGRETDYASYRSRVWQRWPSAGPTELFGSAERYRRRVADMVDTGTILDEGMVYFDARLSARYPTVEVRVADVCLHADTAVLVATLVRGLVETAAREWRSGRDPLDHSVSLLRLANWQAARTGLGGDLLHPVTMRRAPAEAVVRALLEHVEGALSDSGDLERARTSCADLLRHGSGARIQREVWERTGSLREVVAACVEHTQA
- a CDS encoding AMP-dependent synthetase/ligase, yielding MRDFALAPPAASPLTGGLADSVFETAARTPALPVLARRAAGAGGWEEVTAVELRDEVVDLAKGFVASGISPGHRVAVMARTRYEWTVLCHALWAVGAEVVPVYPTSSREQVEWILRDARCVGVVVEDEQSVMTVGSVCAALPALRHVWQLDAGALEQLTQRGESVALTTVNSLRRIVLPDSTAVIAYTSGTSGRQLGCALSHRSLASPCDTLLAGWGHTAAPEGEQASVLAFLPFSHVYGLMIQGLCLRGGILMGHEPDLAAESLTESLRTFRPTYLYAVPSVFEKIYKNFLRVAQEAGRGALFERAAETARVFAAAVERQRLGRGSGPGLDLRLQHAVFERTVYRRLRAALGGRVHRATSGGSPLHRDLSLFYEGIGIYVHDGYGLTETGGGITMQPLGREKSGTVGQPLPGTEVRVASDGEILVRGPSVFQGYVNDEAATRAALSGGWLATGDLGYLDSDGYLTITGRKKDVIITSGGKSVAPTALEQRLRMHPLVHQAVVVGDNRPCVGALITLDPDFLAHWRGSLTLHGDKQSREAREENALREEIGRAVAAANSAVSRSESIRAFRILPQPFDQANGLLTPSMKLRRDSIVTHYAAEIEAMYQARARLPRQGPQEEVLSWDDADDVFR
- a CDS encoding ATP-binding protein; its protein translation is MATEPRGNEALSSWAIPSRTARFAGEPHDVTGARLTTEEFLHDLARASPPTAPECWHDIVLIVTELAANAVQYAPGPFELQLRRTFDGVHVTVHDTNSTPPTPRPFHPDSGGGGIGWYLVHTLCSQVSVVTADEGQEPGKDVHVFLPW
- a CDS encoding PRC-barrel domain containing protein; translation: MTINGIWSYAPGSGHVEGQDLTGYAVVTADGTLGHVEREAGPQGMRHLVVDTGVWVFGRSAVVPVGVVKGVDHEAREVSLACTADEVKEAPRFRTDSETSDPAYLTAVGEHYGRPAPRGTSSP